The window GGGATCAGCgttctataattttattttaatgatataaattgtatactttatttttattgtcaaATCATACGGGTAGCGTATGCATGGACCTTATATGCTACCTTGCTTCCTACAGAAAGATTTCCTTTATTACACTAATCTCTTGGCAGTGTCAGCTATCCTAATCTTCGTCAACTAATTGAtgcaactaattaatttatttgttctgTGATCATGTTACtaacatttcaattttggtAATCTtttattgacattttatttatctgtTTACATTCTTTCATATTTCGTAATGAAAGGTAGTATGTCTAAAACTATAGACCCTAGATGAAGGATGTGATAAaccttttggtttttattgCACCATTGGGCCCTTGGTTACCATTCCTCTGGATGATTAGTCAcgttttcttgtagtgtagATGGCAGATAGATGGGAAAGTTCATCTAGCTGTTCTTGATAGGCCTGTGTTTTTTCTGATGACATGTACTCTTAATGAATTGCAGATAATAAGCACCGTCAAGAAGCATATCCTGACAGGAGGAATAAAGCGTCTGCCATTTACTGTTCCTGCCCTTGTTTTTTCATCTCTCAAGGTTTGCCTCTCTTGGCTCAGCTCAACTCTTTTGTGGATTCTGATTGATATAACTtataatcataaatttattgttctaACAATATGATCAGTTACTGTGAGTATAAAAACTTTCATAGTAGTTGGTGtcataaacttgaacttttgAAGTTTGTTAGTATTTAAGTTCTCATCCCTCACAATCACTGGTTGTGAAGGTTGAGAAGAAAATTGCTGAGTGAATCATAGAAGagttatttcttttctatagGTTAAGAAGGAATGATTATGACAGTGAGGATTGCTATGATTTTGTTAGGGCCTAGGGCATCATGTTATGGAACTGTAGTAACTGTGAATTGCTGATTAATTGCAGTTGGTTAGGCAATTGCAAGGCCAAGAAGAAAATCCTTTTGGAGATGAGACACCAACTACcccaaagaaaatttttcaGCTATTAACTCAGGTACTCCCTAAGTGGAGTGGAGGGTTTTCTTCCTTGTGTAAACTTGGTATCCAccttttaatattgttttaactGCATTGTATAATCGGTTGCATTTGCAACTGTGGCTGGAATGTGAAATCGTGATTGACTTGGAGGTTCTTTTCTCCAAATATGTTTGTTCCTCTAGCTTGCTTTTCTGTGGCCTTATATGTTTACTTTGATTATGCATTTTTCAAAGAACTTGTATAATCTTGTTCATATTGAATTGAATGTTTGTAACATTTCAATGTTTCGTCTCAGACCATTGAGATCCTTTCCAGCGTTCCAGCCCCAGAATTGGCGTTTCGGCTGTACCTACAATGTGCTGAGGTTTGCCAAGAAATTTGGTTCATGATAGtttgatatattgatataGCTGAATTTTTTACCGTGCATTTGTTGTTGATCAGGCTGCCAATGATTGTGATTTAGAACCTGTTGCTTATGAATTTTTTACCCAAGCATATATTCtttatgaagaagaaatttcaGTAAGTTAGATCCTTGTGCTCGcgttaattgttttttatatcaCAAGGCTCGTCTCTTTATTTCCTCCCATGCTTATGCTGTAACTTTGCTTTTACAGGATTCAAAAGCTCAAGTGACTGCATTACATTTAATAATAGGCACTCTTCAGAAGATGCACGTTTTTGGTGTTGAAAACAGGGATACTTTAACCCACAAGGCCACTGGGGTACTTTCTTTAAAGTCCTGAAACTACGttgtttatattttgcatGTGCTTGAATGTTGAATATTACATCCAAATCTATTTGTACTTTTAACTTGTAGTTTGGCTACTCTTAGACACtgaatatttatcaatttgagGACACATCAGAGATTCAGATATTTGTTGGGATGCCGAGGTTTAgagaataaatgaaaagaaaagaagatagaATGTCTGGGAAATGCTTTTTGTGCTTCTGGTTGCTACCTCTTTAAGTCTCTACAACGCGAAcctttcaaatgaaaatgctCCTGATCTTTACATATACTCAAATCTTAAATTGTTATTCTACGTTTTTTCATGTTAATGTTATTTCTGTATGGAAGATGGCATGTGAACCATTTCATAAATATGAGTATTTTGTGGCCAAGACCCTGACAAAGTTACCTTACAATGCAGTACTCTGCgaagcttttaaaaaaacctgATCAATGTCGAGCTGTTTATGCTTGCTCGCATCTCTTCTGGCTTGACGATCATGATAATATGAAGGATGGTGAGAGGTGGGTTACAAACTTTACACTCAGGTTTTATGCATGTTTGTTGGATGTGATTTTTATAGCTAGGCAGTTCTTATAGCTGAAGTATTGGTTGcactttttatctttctaaTCTTACACAGATGGTGGCTGTTACCGGAAGGTGTAGACTTTATAAATACACTGTATTTTCCAAGTGTAGACATGAAATATTTAGTTTCTCTTGatcattttcttatagttttgAATGCTTGAAATTTCTCTTCTATTTTCATGCTTGTTGGAATAAGTTACTGTAGCTTATGGAACATCTGATGTTCTCTAAGCTGCCTGCTCCGTTTAAGCAGAAATAGGAGAGTGTTTGTTAGTGAAATCTTGTCTTCCATTTATTCACTTTTTGCCTGATTATGAACCAGGGTGATGCTTTGCCTAAAGCGTGCATTAAGAATAGCAAATGCTGCTCAGCAAATGTCAAATGCTACAAGGGGTAGCACTGGGCCagtctctcttttcattgAGATACTGAACAAGTAATCCTTATATTCTGTGATTGCCTTTTCTCATTTGAATATGGTTTCCTCCTTGTAggttcttcattttttgttttgtttgcttGTAGATACTTGTATTTTTTTGAGAAGGGCAACCCGCAGATCACCGTAGCTACCATCCAGGGCCTAATTGAATTGATCACAACCGAAATGCAAAGTGATACCACTACTCCAGATTCATCGGCAGATGCTTTCTTTGCCAGCACACTCCGGTACATCGAGTTCCAAAAGCAGAAAGGTGGTGCAGTGGGTGAGAAATATGAACCCATTAAAGTGTAGCTGAATTGGGATGCTTAGTTGATTATCGCCATGATTGACAATATTTTACGGCCAGTTTTTGTTGGCTCACCTTATAGGCTGAGGGTTGGTTAATCTAGTCTGGTTATATTTATCCGAAGGAGAGCCGGTTTGCTGAATATACCGCTCCTTTGGTTTCGGTTTCCAGTTAGCTTCTTGCTTCTTTGCTATACAAAATGTCCCAAGATTCTAATTTAAAGAGTTCCAAGCTTCCTTCCCCGTTCAGTAGAATGTGAGACAATAGTTGAGAAAAATGACTTTCATCGTTTCTCTATTATGTAAAATCTGATTCTCTAGTATAAGTCTTCATTGCTTTTCTGCTCTGAAATCTCAGAGACTGATACAAATTACTGGCCGTTTTTCGAGTTGTTCTTTTGGCATGCTCGTCTGACTTTTTGAGGCATTTGTGCATATTTTGGAACTAAACTTCAGTATTGAATtccaaagatatatatataataaattccAGATTCTCGTGTCTTTGCATTTTGGAAATCTTACATTCAAGAGATTatgatgtgttttgtttgaaaCCATCTTGACTATCTATTTCTCTGGATCATTTTTTCATGTTGATGGTGTATTCATGGGCCTTCAAATACCATGTTCTTCATCCTTTCGATATCttgtattaattattgaaagaaagaaatatctCCAATCTTCGAAGATATGCTTCCCGGTAACCTCAACCTTcaaaagtaatataaaaataacatcTACTTACATCTCATTTTGGTCTTGTAAAAGTAGAAAAGTAAGAtgaataaaagtatttatgaaatatagtaaaatagtAGACTCTATCTAACACAAATCTATCAAAGACAAATGATAGTCTATCACATATAGATTGTGATACTTTACTATtctataaatacttttatcaattgtcattcaaaattgtttcttttatatatac of the Cucumis sativus cultivar 9930 chromosome 3, Cucumber_9930_V3, whole genome shotgun sequence genome contains:
- the LOC101218480 gene encoding vacuolar protein sorting-associated protein 35A isoform X2, which encodes MYKDIVLPRVLEQVVNCKDEIAQFYLMECIIQVFPDEYHLQTLDVLLGACPQLQPSVDIKTVLSQLMERLSNYAASSAEVLPEFLQVEAFSKLSKAIGKVIEAQVDMPTVGVVTLYSALLTFTLHVHPDRLDYADLVLGACVKKLSGRGKIEDSKATKQIVALLSAPLEKYNDIVTTLKLSNYSHVMEYLDGETIKVMATVIVQSITKNKTQISTADNVEALFELIRGLIKDLDGSLPDEVDEDDFKEEQSSVARLIQMLYNDDPDEMFKIISTVKKHILTGGIKRLPFTVPALVFSSLKLVRQLQGQEENPFGDETPTTPKKIFQLLTQTIEILSSVPAPELAFRLYLQCAEAANDCDLEPVAYEFFTQAYILYEEEISDSKAQVTALHLIIGTLQKMHVFGVENRDTLTHKATGYSAKLLKKPDQCRAVYACSHLFWLDDHDNMKDGERVMLCLKRALRIANAAQQMSNATRGSTGPVSLFIEILNKYLYFFEKGNPQITVATIQGLIELITTEMQSDTTTPDSSADAFFASTLRYIEFQKQKGGAVGEKYEPIKV